One window of the Candidatus Chryseobacterium colombiense genome contains the following:
- a CDS encoding Ig-like domain-containing protein, producing the protein MNTKLDNVTTQYRKFNENQALTEGQLNEFIDYFEDQDRLSRTRLSGVGVVCGFKSEYTDLLLPSEIDMVKKIGRDPFLQTISIAQGVGVTTDGDLITLRQKGKNASEALIDFSEIRYKYYRDYTDVVRYEHFRIGGQQIPLIELITEEEFNELTAAGASAADFKLFGSIRNIYDKIVILYLESYSNEETPCQDADCDNTGAEQVSNLKVLLADSQSVSDLLAKGDAKDTIYNVHNAYEELFDHLPKIEAKRIILDAKTNTERLLKTKFQAANSVIKELSEGFNAIAGIFNVNVNFGGQNLYDKLNSLLYPEVSRLDDYQYRYDLLKDLIDTYNEIKDLILQLNVECCPSIASFPKHLMLGPVGARLELGDHTRFRHDFYNSPVTTNDDENYERVLMLASRFVQKINGFQSYIGPVKITPSNLNVRLGEKAIPYYYNVDKPLLEKWNFEKTKVDRETYNLSYHTTNLATADFVQNPLNYNIDNNDFYRIEGFLGLPFETAYQNINDLKRQYGLAFDVIVLLLGEDEKVEREVVVAEPKKVSIEELRKQLVAISGDISKEKGDTKSALLNLSKLDSQLKLLNKVDFTAKGSSGEDVTIVKEDPRKKEITAELLSEFLDRKSGLEHKAGVMPGGTFVLIAVSATNNQVIADFSLPYLCCSKEKPNVPPIALDDKASCMIGKTVIISVLDNDYDADNDILTVIKKSDPSHGTVVLNGDGTFTYTHDGTPNLLDSFTYCVNDGKDDSNIATVSINIKSAPVAVNDHASTSIGGYVDIAVKDNDYDLGNTPLTVFIKTQPAHGIASLNTNGTIRYTHDGSTNLTDSFTYYINDGELDSNIATVTISIAPPPCDSGMDVVFIFDYTGSMGGQIEAAKSGAANIINTIEGQSDRNAYRLGIVLADEYRSKTVSNYHTAPAYTSLNPSQKFVNTGLNSSFQWITAMEMMSENNKFTFDAQLKKLNNPGGGLSLGYGVGGPEPTDMALSRVVEYDFAGKFRNNVAKYVIIITDITPGGNDDNATAVDVVEMNRLKNACIAKSIKVIVLGDGVNSQINGTYIWRELADGTGGSWNSSYNASAIQAAIINGCGGTK; encoded by the coding sequence ATGAATACTAAATTAGATAATGTAACAACCCAATATAGAAAGTTCAACGAAAATCAGGCGTTAACAGAGGGGCAACTAAACGAATTTATAGACTATTTCGAGGATCAGGACAGGCTGTCACGAACACGATTGAGTGGTGTAGGAGTAGTATGTGGTTTTAAATCGGAATACACAGATTTACTTTTACCTTCTGAAATTGATATGGTGAAAAAAATCGGACGGGATCCTTTCCTTCAGACCATTTCAATTGCACAGGGAGTCGGAGTTACGACAGATGGAGATCTGATAACGCTGCGTCAAAAGGGAAAGAATGCATCAGAAGCTTTGATCGATTTCAGCGAAATAAGATACAAATATTACAGAGATTATACAGATGTAGTAAGATATGAGCATTTCCGTATTGGCGGTCAGCAAATACCCCTTATAGAATTAATTACCGAAGAAGAGTTTAATGAACTAACAGCGGCAGGTGCTAGTGCAGCAGATTTTAAGCTATTCGGTAGCATTCGGAATATATATGATAAGATTGTTATTCTGTATTTAGAAAGTTATTCCAATGAAGAGACGCCATGTCAGGATGCTGATTGTGATAATACAGGAGCTGAACAGGTATCTAATCTTAAAGTGCTTTTGGCGGATTCTCAGTCGGTTTCAGATCTTCTTGCCAAAGGTGATGCCAAAGACACTATTTATAATGTTCACAATGCTTATGAAGAGTTGTTTGATCATCTGCCTAAAATAGAGGCCAAAAGAATTATTTTGGATGCTAAAACCAATACAGAACGACTGTTAAAAACAAAATTTCAAGCTGCCAATAGTGTTATTAAAGAATTAAGTGAAGGTTTTAATGCAATTGCTGGCATTTTTAATGTGAATGTCAACTTTGGTGGGCAAAACCTTTATGATAAACTGAATTCTTTGTTGTATCCGGAAGTTTCAAGGCTTGATGATTATCAGTACCGATACGATCTGCTGAAAGATTTAATAGATACATATAATGAAATAAAAGACTTGATTTTACAGCTTAATGTTGAATGTTGTCCTAGTATAGCGTCTTTCCCTAAGCATTTGATGTTGGGACCTGTGGGAGCAAGGCTGGAATTAGGAGATCATACTCGTTTCCGCCACGATTTCTATAACTCACCGGTCACTACAAATGATGATGAGAACTATGAAAGAGTTCTAATGCTTGCCAGTCGTTTTGTACAAAAGATAAATGGATTTCAGTCATATATAGGACCTGTTAAAATCACACCTTCCAACCTTAACGTAAGATTGGGTGAAAAAGCAATCCCATATTACTATAATGTAGATAAACCATTATTGGAGAAATGGAACTTTGAAAAAACAAAAGTAGATAGAGAAACTTATAATTTAAGTTATCATACAACGAATTTGGCGACAGCGGACTTTGTTCAAAATCCATTGAACTATAATATTGATAACAATGATTTCTATAGAATTGAAGGTTTTTTAGGATTGCCTTTTGAAACCGCTTATCAAAATATCAACGATCTTAAAAGACAGTACGGATTGGCATTTGATGTCATTGTATTGCTTTTGGGAGAAGATGAAAAAGTGGAGAGAGAAGTAGTAGTAGCTGAACCGAAAAAAGTATCAATAGAAGAACTTAGAAAGCAGCTGGTTGCTATTTCTGGCGACATTAGCAAAGAAAAAGGGGATACAAAAAGCGCTTTACTGAACTTGTCTAAATTAGACAGCCAGTTAAAGTTGTTAAATAAGGTAGATTTTACAGCTAAAGGATCTTCAGGAGAAGATGTTACGATTGTAAAGGAAGATCCGCGAAAAAAAGAAATTACGGCCGAGCTTTTGAGCGAATTTTTAGATCGAAAATCTGGCTTAGAGCATAAGGCAGGAGTAATGCCTGGAGGAACCTTTGTTTTAATTGCAGTATCTGCAACAAACAATCAGGTGATTGCAGATTTTTCATTACCATACTTGTGCTGTTCTAAAGAAAAACCAAACGTTCCTCCTATCGCTTTAGACGATAAAGCTTCATGTATGATCGGTAAAACAGTGATTATATCTGTTCTGGATAACGATTATGATGCGGATAACGACATACTGACCGTTATTAAAAAATCCGATCCGTCTCACGGAACAGTAGTGTTAAACGGTGATGGTACATTCACTTATACTCATGATGGTACGCCTAATCTCTTAGATTCATTTACATATTGTGTTAATGACGGTAAAGATGACAGTAATATCGCAACGGTATCTATTAATATCAAATCGGCACCGGTAGCAGTAAATGATCATGCTTCAACATCAATTGGCGGATATGTTGATATAGCGGTGAAAGACAATGATTATGACCTAGGAAATACTCCGTTAACTGTGTTTATCAAGACCCAGCCAGCACACGGAATCGCAAGTTTAAATACAAATGGAACAATAAGATATACGCATGATGGCTCTACAAACCTTACAGATTCGTTTACATATTATATAAACGATGGTGAATTAGACAGTAATATTGCTACAGTAACAATCAGTATTGCGCCTCCTCCGTGTGATTCGGGTATGGACGTTGTATTTATATTTGATTATACAGGAAGTATGGGTGGTCAGATTGAGGCTGCTAAATCTGGAGCTGCAAACATTATCAATACAATAGAAGGGCAATCCGATAGAAATGCTTACAGATTAGGTATTGTATTAGCTGATGAATATAGATCTAAAACAGTTTCCAACTATCATACTGCTCCGGCTTACACAAGCTTAAATCCATCTCAAAAATTTGTCAATACCGGACTTAATTCAAGTTTCCAATGGATAACAGCAATGGAAATGATGTCTGAAAATAATAAGTTCACTTTTGATGCTCAGCTTAAAAAATTGAATAATCCGGGAGGTGGACTAAGTCTTGGATACGGAGTCGGAGGACCAGAACCAACTGACATGGCATTGAGTAGAGTCGTGGAATACGATTTTGCTGGGAAATTCAGAAATAATGTGGCAAAATATGTGATCATTATAACAGATATTACTCCTGGAGGTAATGATGATAATGCTACAGCCGTAGATGTTGTTGAAATGAACAGGCTTAAAAATGCATGTATTGCCAAATCAATTAAGGTGATTGTACTGGGAGATGGTGTTAACAGTCAGATTAATGGAACATACATCTGGAGAGAATTAGCAGACGGAACAGGAGGTTCTTGGAACTCAAGTTATAATGCAAGTGCTATTCAGGCAGCAATTATAAATGGTTGTGGAGGTACTAAATAA
- a CDS encoding S24 family peptidase, with protein sequence MNYLEFKEIRKKLNMKQADIAKSIGVGTRAVQYWEKGERKIPETTAYFVNNLLQEQQKKLNNSASPVVFSDLKIMNVPLANQYAQAGYLHNFADEEYIESLPTIPFTDDVEHRGEYMCFEVKGDSMDNGSYESYLEGDIILCRNIRQDYWLSKLHYDKWDFVIVHKEKGILVKRITNHDVEKGIITLHSLNEYYDDFEIHLQDVAKLFNIISTRRKNNRR encoded by the coding sequence ATGAACTATTTAGAATTCAAAGAAATTAGAAAGAAGCTAAACATGAAGCAGGCTGATATAGCAAAATCTATAGGAGTTGGTACTAGAGCTGTACAATATTGGGAAAAAGGCGAACGAAAAATACCAGAAACAACTGCTTATTTTGTGAACAATCTACTTCAGGAACAACAAAAAAAATTGAATAACAGTGCCTCTCCTGTTGTTTTTTCAGATTTAAAAATCATGAATGTTCCTCTTGCGAATCAATATGCACAAGCCGGCTATTTGCACAACTTTGCAGATGAAGAATATATAGAAAGCCTGCCTACAATTCCTTTTACGGATGACGTAGAACACCGAGGCGAATACATGTGTTTTGAGGTAAAAGGAGACAGCATGGATAACGGATCGTACGAAAGCTATCTTGAAGGCGATATTATATTATGCAGAAACATCAGGCAAGATTATTGGCTGAGTAAATTACATTATGATAAATGGGATTTTGTGATCGTTCACAAAGAAAAAGGAATTTTAGTAAAGCGAATCACCAACCATGATGTTGAGAAAGGCATTATTACTCTTCATTCTTTAAATGAATATTATGATGATTTCGAAATCCACCTTCAGGATGTTGCAAAACTTTTTAATATTATAAGTACGAGACGTAAAAACAATAGAAGATAA
- a CDS encoding baseplate J/gp47 family protein produces the protein MKKTDTFSHYREGKSQMQRFLAELDPGNLELHDFDLFDWLLFANNFAQRVNYFDKGDHTTPKGRWGNFFLGDDADTIPRRESVEYKSMKKQVADLISQFEQDSNLTPHLTLFVCFLKLLDFSKKAFNNLTKRHLDFYYNEILQIEKNDAKEDKVYVIFELAKKAIQERIPSDTLLDGDKDANGKKRIYKTGDELIANQAKVVEVKSFLNDVKERELKMASIANSSDGLGDKLPEESNYWWPFGYNANETIADKKSIYKELPKAKLGFSVASLLFDLKEGERTVTLKIDFNKNSTQKLQELPEGYIENNIKVLCSGEKEWLSGIPLQCNKKEEDILELSFTLPKDFPAVVKYNKEVLLERFQTNFPVVRFMIEGPNYYDIYEALSEKLIKNIEIAVDVKGIKSVQLENDSDTLNSEKPYYPFTAQPIKGSNFYIKYPEMFSKKWLNADITINWKNAPDSIKDLYNGYIIQPGQNISLGDFQTLEASSIVSSDAYFKADAALLEKEVWYDKVNDLELFKKIDGVYKTRFSINNTSNESGTSESIRLTLNQSSLHDVYPKLYTLALSSAPQYKKLIPNEPYIPFAEDIELSYSAKETAYSYLRKDSNGEATKSEGVQVYHEDAFGQYEKEIETKSIVPVHQNGGELYIGLEAMPKTTVSLLIQMLEGSENPLAKTFLEKEFIEWHILSNNTWIDLSDYMLQNETRKFLESGIVKFKIPKDIDTNHTRFTDGLVWIRAKSGRSYDAVCKVQGIYTQAVLATFQNQDNDLSHLNNGLEANTIKKLITRVPQVKSVHQPYNSFDGKYKETDVEFYRRVSERLRHKHRAITQWDYESLVLQEFPEVFKVKCLNHTSENSYMAPGHVTLMVVPNIKNKNAFDIYQPRVSRASLNKIQNYVNELNTMHVTAQVINPNYKEAKIEAKVKFFEQYDETFYTRQLDEDIKKYISPWAFTDTKDIDFNVELNVNQLVSYLEQLYYVDYIDEIKILVNNVLQRQSLIEVDPKSILVSAKQHNITITDQVCI, from the coding sequence ATGAAAAAAACAGATACATTTTCACATTATCGTGAAGGAAAATCACAAATGCAGCGCTTTTTAGCAGAATTAGATCCTGGCAATCTTGAATTACACGATTTCGATTTGTTTGATTGGCTATTATTCGCAAACAATTTTGCACAGCGTGTAAACTATTTTGACAAAGGCGATCACACAACACCAAAAGGAAGATGGGGAAACTTCTTCTTAGGTGACGATGCCGATACGATTCCGCGCAGAGAAAGCGTGGAGTATAAAAGTATGAAAAAACAGGTTGCAGACCTTATTTCCCAGTTTGAACAAGACAGTAATTTAACGCCTCACCTCACCTTATTTGTCTGTTTTTTAAAATTATTGGATTTTTCAAAAAAGGCCTTCAATAATTTAACAAAAAGGCATCTGGATTTTTATTATAATGAAATCCTTCAGATTGAAAAAAATGATGCCAAAGAAGACAAGGTTTATGTGATTTTTGAATTGGCGAAAAAAGCAATTCAGGAGAGAATTCCAAGCGATACCTTGCTGGATGGTGATAAAGATGCGAACGGAAAAAAACGTATTTACAAAACAGGTGACGAGCTTATCGCCAATCAGGCAAAAGTAGTTGAGGTTAAAAGTTTTTTAAACGACGTAAAAGAAAGGGAGCTGAAAATGGCTTCGATAGCAAATTCTTCCGATGGTTTGGGTGATAAATTACCTGAAGAGAGCAATTATTGGTGGCCTTTCGGATATAATGCTAATGAAACAATTGCTGATAAAAAATCTATTTATAAAGAACTTCCAAAAGCTAAACTGGGGTTTTCGGTGGCATCATTATTATTTGATTTGAAAGAAGGTGAAAGAACAGTAACTCTTAAAATTGATTTTAATAAAAACTCAACGCAAAAACTACAAGAACTTCCGGAAGGATATATTGAAAATAATATTAAGGTGCTTTGTAGCGGCGAAAAAGAATGGTTGTCAGGAATCCCTTTACAATGCAACAAAAAGGAAGAAGACATATTAGAGCTTTCTTTTACATTACCAAAAGATTTTCCCGCGGTTGTAAAATACAATAAGGAAGTACTTTTGGAAAGATTCCAGACCAATTTCCCGGTTGTACGATTCATGATCGAAGGACCAAATTACTACGATATCTACGAAGCTCTTTCAGAAAAGCTAATAAAAAACATAGAAATAGCGGTTGATGTAAAAGGGATAAAATCTGTTCAATTAGAAAATGATAGTGATACCTTAAATTCAGAAAAACCTTATTACCCATTTACTGCACAACCCATTAAAGGTTCTAATTTTTATATTAAATATCCTGAGATGTTTTCTAAAAAATGGCTGAACGCGGACATTACCATCAACTGGAAAAATGCTCCTGATTCCATAAAAGATCTATACAACGGATATATAATCCAGCCTGGTCAAAACATTAGTTTGGGAGATTTCCAGACATTGGAAGCTTCTTCAATTGTAAGTTCTGATGCTTATTTTAAAGCAGATGCTGCCTTGTTGGAGAAAGAAGTATGGTATGATAAAGTGAATGATCTTGAATTGTTCAAAAAAATAGACGGTGTTTATAAAACCCGGTTTTCTATTAATAATACAAGCAATGAATCGGGAACGAGTGAGTCTATCCGGTTGACGCTGAATCAGTCTTCTTTACATGATGTATATCCTAAATTGTATACATTGGCATTATCAAGCGCGCCACAATATAAAAAGCTCATTCCGAATGAACCTTATATTCCGTTTGCTGAAGACATAGAACTGAGCTATAGCGCCAAAGAAACTGCATATTCATATCTAAGAAAAGACTCTAACGGAGAAGCTACAAAAAGCGAAGGAGTACAGGTGTATCATGAAGATGCATTTGGGCAGTACGAAAAAGAAATTGAAACCAAAAGTATTGTACCTGTACACCAAAATGGAGGGGAACTGTACATCGGTCTTGAAGCGATGCCTAAAACCACAGTTTCTTTACTGATTCAAATGCTGGAAGGAAGCGAAAATCCTTTAGCGAAAACTTTCCTGGAAAAAGAGTTTATAGAATGGCATATCCTTTCAAATAATACATGGATTGATCTGTCAGATTATATGCTGCAGAATGAAACCAGAAAGTTCCTGGAATCGGGGATTGTAAAGTTTAAAATTCCTAAAGATATCGATACAAACCATACAAGATTCACCGATGGATTAGTCTGGATCAGAGCCAAATCAGGAAGAAGCTATGATGCGGTATGTAAAGTCCAGGGAATATATACTCAGGCTGTTTTAGCAACATTCCAAAACCAGGACAATGATTTATCTCATTTAAATAACGGGTTAGAAGCCAATACCATTAAGAAGCTTATTACCAGAGTTCCACAAGTGAAATCGGTGCATCAGCCTTATAATTCTTTCGATGGTAAATACAAGGAAACAGATGTTGAGTTTTACAGACGCGTGAGTGAACGATTAAGACATAAGCACAGAGCAATCACCCAATGGGATTATGAAAGTCTGGTACTGCAGGAATTCCCGGAAGTCTTTAAGGTAAAATGTTTAAACCACACTTCTGAAAATTCCTATATGGCTCCCGGCCATGTTACGCTGATGGTAGTACCGAATATTAAAAATAAAAATGCTTTTGATATCTATCAGCCAAGAGTAAGCAGAGCCAGTCTGAATAAAATTCAAAATTATGTAAATGAATTAAATACGATGCATGTTACTGCTCAGGTAATCAATCCTAATTATAAAGAAGCCAAAATAGAAGCAAAGGTTAAATTCTTTGAGCAATATGATGAAACATTCTATACCAGACAATTGGATGAAGATATTAAAAAATATATCTCTCCTTGGGCTTTTACAGACACTAAAGACATTGATTTTAATGTAGAATTGAATGTCAATCAACTGGTGAGTTATCTGGAGCAGCTGTATTATGTGGATTATATTGATGAGATCAAAATACTGGTGAATAATGTTTTGCAAAGACAATCTTTAATTGAGGTGGATCCAAAATCAATCCTGGTATCTGCGAAGCAGCATAATATTACGATTACAGACCAGGTATGTATTTAA
- a CDS encoding DUF5908 family protein, with translation MPIEIKELHIKINVDEKAAATTTQSVDEAKIMRAVSESVEQVVNIEQRKKER, from the coding sequence ATGCCAATAGAAATAAAAGAGCTTCACATTAAAATAAATGTGGACGAAAAAGCAGCAGCGACAACTACTCAATCGGTAGATGAAGCTAAAATTATGCGAGCAGTGAGTGAAAGTGTAGAACAAGTAGTAAATATTGAACAACGTAAAAAAGAAAGATAA
- the vgrG gene encoding type VI secretion system tip protein VgrG: MNNSGYIQTSRTSDLITYKVMAGDSELPGKYGVKSIVVEKEVNRIPYARIVILDGSVPEQDFKLSNEELLIPGKEIEITAGYHSEEKTIFKGVVVKHNIKIRNGASYLIIECRDKAVKMTLGRKSKYFYDSKDSDIIEELIGNSGATADVEATSNSHKELVQYQASDWDFMLTRAQVNGKLCFVDDGTIKIAKPNFSGEAVETVVYGSSVHEFDGEIDARDQFNKITAKTWSYTDQELTEVEAQDPAINLNGNLSSGDLAKVFGIEDLQLKHGGNLTQGELQEWGDAKATFQQLAKTRGRVKFQGIPSVKPGVSLTLQGVGNRFNGKIYVTGVRHEIADGNWLVDAQFGLSPTWFSETYDVSEMPGSGIIPSISGLHIGVVSQLESDPDGEDRILVQIPIINNEEEGIWARIATLDAGENRGSFFRPEIGDEVIIGFINDDPNDAVVLGMLNSSKKPAPLVASDENNEKGFVTRSEMKMIFNDDKISYTLETPKGKKVILDEDADIIKIEDEHSNILTLNKDGISIESGKDIKIKAKGDIKMEGTNISVKASAQLKAEGSSGSELKSGAVTVVKGSQVKIN, translated from the coding sequence ATGAACAACAGCGGATACATACAAACATCAAGAACTTCCGATTTAATAACCTATAAGGTAATGGCCGGAGACTCAGAATTGCCTGGCAAATATGGTGTGAAAAGCATAGTGGTAGAAAAAGAAGTTAACAGAATTCCTTATGCCCGTATCGTTATTTTAGATGGAAGTGTACCGGAGCAGGATTTCAAGCTAAGTAATGAAGAACTGTTAATTCCCGGAAAAGAAATCGAAATTACAGCAGGATATCACTCCGAAGAAAAAACCATCTTTAAAGGAGTTGTGGTAAAACACAATATAAAAATCAGAAACGGAGCTTCTTATCTCATTATCGAATGCAGGGATAAGGCTGTAAAAATGACTTTAGGAAGAAAAAGTAAATATTTCTACGACAGCAAAGACAGTGATATCATTGAAGAATTAATTGGTAACAGCGGTGCAACTGCTGATGTTGAAGCTACTTCAAACTCACATAAAGAACTGGTGCAGTATCAGGCTTCTGATTGGGATTTTATGTTAACCAGAGCACAGGTAAACGGTAAATTGTGTTTTGTTGATGACGGAACGATCAAAATTGCCAAGCCGAATTTTAGCGGTGAAGCAGTGGAAACAGTGGTTTACGGATCCTCAGTACACGAATTTGACGGAGAAATTGACGCCAGAGATCAATTCAACAAAATTACAGCTAAAACCTGGAGCTATACCGATCAGGAACTGACGGAAGTGGAAGCTCAGGATCCGGCTATTAATCTGAATGGAAATCTTTCATCCGGCGATTTGGCAAAGGTTTTCGGAATTGAAGATCTTCAGCTTAAGCATGGCGGAAATCTTACGCAGGGCGAGTTGCAGGAATGGGGCGATGCTAAAGCAACCTTTCAGCAATTGGCTAAAACAAGAGGAAGAGTAAAATTCCAGGGAATTCCATCCGTGAAACCAGGAGTTTCATTAACGCTACAAGGAGTAGGGAATAGATTTAACGGAAAAATATACGTTACTGGTGTCCGTCATGAAATAGCCGACGGAAACTGGCTGGTTGATGCTCAGTTTGGACTTTCTCCAACGTGGTTTTCAGAAACTTATGATGTAAGCGAAATGCCTGGCTCAGGAATTATTCCTTCCATAAGCGGATTGCATATTGGTGTTGTGTCACAATTGGAATCAGATCCGGATGGAGAAGACAGAATCTTAGTGCAAATACCGATCATTAATAATGAAGAGGAAGGAATTTGGGCTAGAATAGCTACTCTTGACGCCGGAGAAAACAGAGGGTCATTTTTCAGACCGGAAATCGGGGATGAAGTTATCATCGGATTCATTAATGATGATCCCAATGATGCCGTGGTACTGGGAATGCTGAACAGCAGCAAAAAACCGGCTCCGCTTGTCGCTTCTGATGAGAACAATGAAAAGGGTTTTGTAACCCGAAGCGAAATGAAAATGATCTTTAATGATGATAAAATCTCTTATACTCTTGAAACACCAAAAGGTAAAAAAGTGATTCTGGATGAAGATGCGGATATCATTAAAATAGAAGATGAACATTCCAATATCCTTACGCTTAATAAAGATGGCATCAGTATAGAAAGCGGAAAAGACATCAAGATTAAGGCAAAAGGTGACATTAAAATGGAAGGAACCAATATCAGTGTGAAAGCAAGTGCTCAGTTAAAAGCTGAAGGGAGTTCCGGCTCAGAGCTTAAATCAGGAGCAGTAACAGTAGTAAAAGGATCTCAAGTTAAAATTAATTAA
- a CDS encoding LysM peptidoglycan-binding domain-containing protein: MKVKIDTYEDASYNKIKKSGAFKAMINPTGFSFTRKNEYNTTQPSGASAGEQKFDKTSSPSLQLEFLFDGTGVTKDNPGNKLVNKIKEGLGKKDPFSKKSVTDQLYDFYEATGNYDGTIHKPYNVIIIWGKFEFKGILNEFTIDYKLFNNDGTPLRAIGKANFGGSISKELAAKIANTSSPDLTHKRTVQDGDTLPLMTERIYGDSKYYLEVAKANGLVNFRQLKPGSELYFPPIEKTS; the protein is encoded by the coding sequence ATGAAAGTAAAAATAGATACCTATGAGGATGCTAGCTACAACAAAATAAAAAAGAGTGGAGCTTTTAAAGCTATGATTAATCCAACCGGTTTCTCTTTTACACGCAAAAATGAATACAATACCACACAGCCAAGCGGGGCAAGTGCAGGTGAGCAGAAATTTGATAAAACTTCCTCGCCATCATTACAGCTAGAGTTTTTGTTTGATGGCACGGGGGTAACAAAAGATAACCCAGGTAATAAGCTTGTCAATAAGATAAAAGAAGGTTTAGGAAAAAAAGATCCTTTTAGCAAAAAATCGGTTACAGATCAACTTTATGATTTTTATGAAGCAACTGGAAATTATGACGGGACAATTCATAAACCATATAACGTCATCATTATTTGGGGAAAATTTGAATTTAAAGGTATTCTTAATGAGTTTACAATAGATTATAAATTATTCAACAATGACGGAACTCCTTTAAGAGCTATAGGAAAAGCAAATTTTGGTGGGTCGATTAGTAAAGAACTTGCAGCAAAAATTGCAAATACATCGTCTCCGGATCTTACCCATAAAAGAACAGTGCAGGATGGAGATACATTGCCTTTAATGACTGAAAGAATTTACGGAGATTCCAAATACTATTTAGAAGTTGCAAAGGCAAATGGTCTTGTCAATTTCAGGCAATTAAAACCAGGGAGTGAACTCTATTTTCCACCAATAGAAAAAACATCATAA
- a CDS encoding phage tail protein, giving the protein MALLYPPTSFSFIVNGISTTEGIDSRFQSISGLSTEIPTEEYAEGGENRFTHQLPLRPKYPNLVLKRGLIVSSGLISWCRNAMENFEFEPRNLIVTLSGGLQSTAPLMVWNVVGAYPVKWEVSEFNAEESKLAIETIELKYRYFTIPSSLASLGL; this is encoded by the coding sequence ATGGCTCTTTTATATCCTCCAACCAGTTTCTCTTTTATTGTTAATGGGATCTCGACAACAGAGGGTATTGACTCCAGATTTCAATCTATCTCCGGTTTATCAACAGAAATTCCAACTGAAGAATATGCCGAAGGAGGCGAAAACAGATTTACTCATCAGCTTCCTTTGAGACCCAAATATCCTAATTTAGTTCTTAAACGTGGGTTGATCGTAAGTTCCGGATTGATAAGCTGGTGCAGAAATGCGATGGAAAACTTCGAGTTTGAACCAAGAAATCTGATCGTTACCCTTTCAGGGGGTCTACAATCTACAGCACCTTTAATGGTTTGGAATGTAGTTGGAGCATACCCTGTAAAATGGGAAGTTTCAGAATTCAATGCAGAAGAAAGCAAGCTTGCTATTGAAACCATAGAACTGAAATACAGATATTTCACAATACCCTCGTCATTAGCAAGCTTAGGCTTGTAA
- a CDS encoding PAAR domain-containing protein, giving the protein MKPAARITDMHTCPMVTGNVPHVGGPIIPAGEPTVLIGGKPAARVGDKAVCTGPLDTIASGSSSVLIGGKPAARMGDSTAHGGVISAGEATVLIGG; this is encoded by the coding sequence ATGAAACCGGCAGCAAGAATTACAGATATGCATACCTGTCCTATGGTGACGGGAAATGTTCCGCATGTAGGCGGACCGATCATTCCTGCAGGAGAACCTACAGTGCTTATTGGAGGAAAACCCGCAGCCAGAGTGGGAGACAAAGCAGTGTGTACAGGTCCTTTAGATACTATTGCATCAGGATCTTCAAGTGTCTTGATAGGCGGAAAACCTGCTGCAAGAATGGGGGATTCTACCGCTCATGGAGGCGTAATAAGCGCAGGCGAAGCTACTGTTTTAATAGGCGGATAA
- a CDS encoding GPW/gp25 family protein, giving the protein MKINTDFLGIGWSFPPEFNQTEGKLAMTTDVEDINNSLIILLSTRPGERVMFPNYGCDLQEMLFKPLDLTLITQMKGIIERAILYHEPRINILSIDIDTQEELEGEVLIKIDYEVRNTNTRSNIVFPFYKEEATEK; this is encoded by the coding sequence ATGAAAATAAATACAGATTTTTTAGGAATAGGCTGGAGCTTCCCGCCTGAGTTTAATCAAACTGAAGGAAAACTGGCAATGACCACCGATGTGGAAGACATTAATAATAGCCTTATTATTTTATTGTCAACCCGCCCGGGAGAACGTGTAATGTTCCCAAACTACGGATGCGACTTGCAGGAGATGCTCTTTAAGCCTTTAGATTTAACGCTTATCACACAGATGAAAGGAATCATCGAACGTGCAATTTTATATCACGAACCTAGAATAAACATTCTAAGTATTGACATTGATACCCAGGAAGAGCTTGAAGGAGAAGTGTTGATAAAAATTGACTACGAAGTAAGAAATACGAATACAAGAAGCAATATTGTTTTTCCTTTTTATAAAGAGGAAGCTACTGAAAAATAA